The genomic DNA CCAGCGGCGGAAGCACGACCACCACTCCGCCCGCCGGGGGTATCAAGCCCCTGTCTCCCGTACGGCCGGTATGGCAGAGCGGAACACCGACGACACCCCCACGTCGGACGCCGGCGACGGTCCCGACCCCATCCCGGTTCCGGGCTGTCCGGAGACGTACGCGGTCGACCACCTGCTGCACGGCCAGCCGACGGCTCTCTCCTCGTACCTCGTCGCGGGCGAGGCGCCGGTGGTCGTCGACTGCGGCGCCGCGGACACGACCGACCGCATCCGCGCGGCGATGGCCGACCTCGGCGTCGACCCGGCGGCCGTCGAGGCCATCCTCGTCACCCACGTCCACCTCGACCACGCGGGCGGCGCGGGCGACCTGGCGCGCGCCTGCCCGGACGCGGAGGTCTACGTTCACGAGCGCGGCCTGCCGTACCTGACCGACGCCGACCGGCTGGCGCGCCTGAAGGAGAGCACGGACGAGGCGATGGGGATGCCCGACGCCTACGGCGACCCCGAGGTCGTCCCGGCGTCGCGGTGCGTGTCGGTCACGGGTGGCGAGACGCTCGACCTGCCCGACCGGACCCTCGAGTTCGTCGACGCGCCCGGACACGCACCCCACCACTACGCCGCTATCGACCGCGCCTCCGGCGCCCTGTTCTCGCTCGACGCCGCGGGGATGTACTACGACGGCCGGGTCCTGCCGACCACGCCGCCGCCGTCGTTCGACCTGGCGGCGAACCTGGAGACGGTCGAGCGCCTGCGCGGGCTGGACCCGACGGTGAACTGCTACGGGCACTTCGGCCCCGGCGAGCACGGGGCCGCGGACGCCGAGCTCGCGGGCTACGCCGAGGTGCTCCCGGAGTACGTCGAGCGCATCGACGCCCTCCGGGCCGACCACGACGGGGCCGGGGAGATACTCGGCGCGCTGGGCGAGCGGTGGCAGACACCCACCGCCTACCGGGACGTGGCCGGCGTTCTCCGGTACCTTCGGGAGCGGGAGGGCGAGAACTGACCGCGTCGGGCACCAGTGCGACCAGCCCTCCCCGCCGTCTGCGCGACACGTTCGAACGGATTTATGCGACCGGAACGAGTGCCTCATCCGTGTCGATAGAGCGCCATCTCCGTGGCGACGAGTCCGTCCACGCCCGCTACGACGGCGACTGGGTGTGGTACTGTACGGACCAGCGAGTGCTCCGCGTCCCGGCGGCGACCGCCGACGCGGCCCCGGAGACCCTCCCCTACGACGAGGTCGAGCGCGTCGGCCGCGTCGCCGGGCGTGACACCCGCTACCTGGTCGCGGCGCTGTCGGCCGTCCTCCTGGCCACGCTGGTCCCCGCGCTCCTGATGGGCGTCGCGAACGTCGCCGTCGTCCCCGCGTCGGCCGTCGCCGGGGGCTTCGCGGTGCTCGCGGTCCTCGGCTTCTACCGGTGGCTCGATTCGAACGAGCCGTACTACCAGTTCCAGGGCACGGCTGGCCTCGCGGCGACCGACGACTGGCGGCTCCCCGACGACGAGGACGCCGCGGCGTTCGTCGAGACGGTCCGGCTCCGGCTGTGAGAGAGAAACCGTGAACCGTCCCGAGGCCCCACGCTCGGGTATGACCGACGAGTCGACGGCGGCGGACGGGGAGACGACGACCGGCCAGTTCGTGGTCACGCACGCGGACGCCGACAGCGCGGTGCTGAAGGCCGTCGACGGCGGGCAGGTCCACACGCTGGCGACGAACCCCGGCGTCGAGATGGACGACGTGGTCGAGGCGACGCTCGCACCAGAGCCGCCGATGGAGGTGACGTGGCGCGTCCTCGAGGTGGCCTCCCGGCGAGCACTCAGCATCGAGCACAGCCCCGAGCCCCCCACGGAGCTGGCCTACGACATCGCCGCCGACCAGCCCGTCGGCGAGGTGACGCGCCGGGAGCGCGCCGGGGAGGGGGAACTCCACGTGCTCACCCTCGACCCGGGGACCGTCGAGACCGCCGCCGAGGAGGTCGCCGCCGACGAGGCCACCCGCACCGTCGCCGCACGGGTCGGTGCCCGGCGTGTCGAGTTGCGACTCGACGACGACGAGGGCGTCCTCAGCGTGCGCTACCTGCCCTGAGGCGAGCGGAGCGACGACCGGACCCGCGGCCGAACGGGAGCGACGTACCGAGCCCGCGAGCAGATCGGGAGCGACGACCCGGACCACTTATCACCGTGGTCGCGCCTACCGGTTAGCGTGCAGTAACCGGCGTCGCCCGCCTTTCGACGACCTTCACGGGTCCGAACCGGGTGCCGCCGTAGTGCTGCCATGACTCTACATCGCCGAGTGGCAGCACTGCCCGGCGGTCGTTCTCACCGCGGCCGCTCGTCCAGTATCCGCACCGCGTCCCCCACCGACACCTCGGCGCCGACGGTATCGCGAGGGACCCGCGTGTTGACCATCAGCCGGAACTCGTGGTCGAACCAGGCGTCGCCGGCCCAGTCGGGCTTCTCGGCGGCGCGGCGCTCGACGAAGCGGCGGTTGAACTCGGGGAGTTCCTCGCCCGTGTCGGGGTCCCGCGAGGGGACCACGCACCGCTGGCACGGGTTGATCCCCTCGAACTCGGCGTCGCCGACGCGGAACCCGACGACGTGCTCGCGGTCGTCACTGGGGAACAGGCGGTCCTCCCAGAAGGCGGGGACACCATCGACCTCGATGTTCGCCCGGAGCCGTCGGCGGGCGTTCTCGACCGGGAGGTCGAACCAGTCGGCCACGCGCTCGACGGTGGCCGTGGAGACGACCGTCGGGCCGTGGGCGTGGGTGTCGTCGGGGAAGCCGCCGTGCTCGTCGCGCCGGACGTGGACCGGGTAGCCGAAGAACTCGGCCAGCCACGCCTCCGCGGCGGCCCGCCCCTCGCTGTCTGCGAGGTCGAACGTCCGGACGGCGTCGGGGTCGCCGTTCGGGCGGAGGCGAACCGTCGCCGGAGGCTCGAACGTCGACCGGAGCCGGTGGACCGCGCGCTCGTTCTTCCCGTTCACGTAGTCACCGTCGTCGTCGACGAGTGCGAACTCGCGGTCGAACCCGAGTCCACCCTCGGGCAGCACCTCCGCACGGTCGGGTTCGTACGGGTCCAGCGACTTCACCGGATAGACCCGCAGGCGGGCGACGCGTGGGTCGGTCCCGTCGTGGTCGGCCATCGGTTGGCGGATGCCTGGTCGTGACGGCGCTTGAACGGTTCGGGTGCCGGTCGGCGCGCCGGTCAGCGACCGCCGGTCCGGTCACCACCCCGAACGTTCGTACAGCGGCGCCCCGTGCGAGATGAACCGTCCTACCCCTTTTTGTCGGAGTAGGCAATCCCTACGGGGTATGGGGTACACCGCAAGGGAGTCGCTCAGACGAAAGATCGTCTACCTCGCCCTGCTGACGCTGTTGTTCCTGGGCACCGCGTTCGGGCTGGGGTGGGCGTTCGTCCAGGGCACGCCGTAACGGCCAGGCACGCCCGTTCCGGGATGGTCGGGCCGTTCGTCCGTCCGCACCGGCACCTACCAGACGGGCAGCGGTGGCACCCACTCGGACCGGGGACGGCCACCGACACCGCTTAACGGGTCCGCACCGAACCGACCTGCATGAGCGACGCGGACGAGCCGGTCGACCCCGCCGAAATCGGGGAGACCGACGCGCCACCGGTCGAGGAGAAGCCGTACAAGATCATCTTCGAGGCCAACAAGTGCATCGCCGCGGGGAAGTGTGCCGAGGTCTCCGCGAACTGGGAGATGGACCTGAAATCCGGGCTCGGAACGCCGAAGACGTACTTCTTCGACGAGTCCGAGCTGGACCACAACGTCCGCGCGGCCGAGGTCTGCCCGGCGAAGAAGGACCGCGGCGTCATCCACGTCGTCGACCGCCGGACCGACGAGGAGATCGCTCCCGACCCGCATGGAGACGGGACGCTGTCGGTCGACTGGTGACAGCCCAGTTATTCACAAACCAGCGGAATATCTCCATAGAACGGGGCGCAACCCCCAGATTGAGAGAACAATCAGAATGCTCGAGACGGCTGTCGTCGGCTCTGACCGAAACCGACAAACGGTGGCCCCGCCGACTGGAGAACGCGCGGGGGTGGCCGAGTCCGGACAAAGGCGGCGGACTTAAGATCCGCTCCAGTAGTGGTTCGAGGGTTCGAATCCCTTCCCCCGCACTCCGGTGAACACCAGTGAGCCGTGAGTGCGGACGGAGGATTCGAACCCTGGCGGTCGCGCACAGCGAGCATCGCGAGCGAGCACGTCCGCCTTCGGTTCGAATCCCTTCCCCCGCATCCCGACGAACGCCAGTGAGCCGTGAGTGCGGACGGCAGATTCGAACCCCGTCACGAGCGAGCAGCGCGAGCGAAGTGACGACGGTTCGAATCCCTCCCTCGCATCCCGACGAACGCCAGTCAACGGTCTGGACGTCCACCGGGGGCCCGGTTATGACGAGCCAACATTCATATGCGCGCCAGGCTCAGATACGGGGACGTACAACATGTCCGGGACGGGGGAACCGTTGTTCGTCGCCGACGGGGAGCGGGACCGGATCGAGGTGCTCCACGTCGAGGACGAC from Haloglomus litoreum includes the following:
- a CDS encoding MBL fold metallo-hydrolase — protein: MAERNTDDTPTSDAGDGPDPIPVPGCPETYAVDHLLHGQPTALSSYLVAGEAPVVVDCGAADTTDRIRAAMADLGVDPAAVEAILVTHVHLDHAGGAGDLARACPDAEVYVHERGLPYLTDADRLARLKESTDEAMGMPDAYGDPEVVPASRCVSVTGGETLDLPDRTLEFVDAPGHAPHHYAAIDRASGALFSLDAAGMYYDGRVLPTTPPPSFDLAANLETVERLRGLDPTVNCYGHFGPGEHGAADAELAGYAEVLPEYVERIDALRADHDGAGEILGALGERWQTPTAYRDVAGVLRYLREREGEN
- a CDS encoding DUF5812 family protein, producing the protein MTDESTAADGETTTGQFVVTHADADSAVLKAVDGGQVHTLATNPGVEMDDVVEATLAPEPPMEVTWRVLEVASRRALSIEHSPEPPTELAYDIAADQPVGEVTRRERAGEGELHVLTLDPGTVETAAEEVAADEATRTVAARVGARRVELRLDDDEGVLSVRYLP
- a CDS encoding MOSC domain-containing protein; this translates as MADHDGTDPRVARLRVYPVKSLDPYEPDRAEVLPEGGLGFDREFALVDDDGDYVNGKNERAVHRLRSTFEPPATVRLRPNGDPDAVRTFDLADSEGRAAAEAWLAEFFGYPVHVRRDEHGGFPDDTHAHGPTVVSTATVERVADWFDLPVENARRRLRANIEVDGVPAFWEDRLFPSDDREHVVGFRVGDAEFEGINPCQRCVVPSRDPDTGEELPEFNRRFVERRAAEKPDWAGDAWFDHEFRLMVNTRVPRDTVGAEVSVGDAVRILDERPR
- a CDS encoding ferredoxin, which produces MSDADEPVDPAEIGETDAPPVEEKPYKIIFEANKCIAAGKCAEVSANWEMDLKSGLGTPKTYFFDESELDHNVRAAEVCPAKKDRGVIHVVDRRTDEEIAPDPHGDGTLSVDW